Proteins encoded by one window of Haloarcula pelagica:
- a CDS encoding ParA family protein: protein MRRLWCAQPLPPHSSRKEASISRRCHAVSRLTKDGCHAAEVLLDGADPRQYTVDVVDGLDLFPAHVALEDVQSGLKEATMGTTRLKENLVDEVLDSDYEYIIIDCPANRGKLNDNAMYATGNIIIPLRPENGYESGLTNTIQRLVMEAREYFDLNILAVTPTDLSDRIDQDTRDRRLLRELTTRDAVARHVPNYAYLSEDDWDAVDSGDYDGALPGIRHRGAIDNANDAGLPLRDHDSTCDQLTCYDELAQIVEAGEVQR, encoded by the coding sequence ATGAGGAGGCTTTGGTGTGCACAGCCGTTGCCTCCTCATTCCTCTCGAAAAGAAGCCTCGATAAGCCGTCGCTGTCACGCGGTTTCTCGACTAACTAAAGACGGATGCCACGCGGCCGAGGTACTACTTGATGGGGCTGATCCACGTCAGTACACCGTTGACGTCGTCGATGGCCTGGATCTGTTCCCAGCACACGTCGCGCTGGAGGATGTCCAGTCGGGTCTCAAAGAGGCCACCATGGGCACAACGCGATTGAAAGAAAATCTGGTCGACGAGGTCCTCGATTCAGACTACGAGTACATCATCATCGACTGTCCAGCGAACCGAGGGAAACTCAACGATAATGCGATGTACGCAACCGGGAACATCATCATTCCGCTTCGGCCAGAAAACGGCTACGAGAGCGGATTGACGAACACGATTCAGCGGCTCGTAATGGAGGCACGAGAGTACTTCGACCTGAATATTCTGGCTGTTACACCAACAGATCTCTCGGACCGTATCGACCAGGATACTCGGGACCGACGTCTCCTGCGCGAGCTGACTACACGCGATGCAGTCGCTCGTCATGTTCCGAACTATGCGTATCTCTCTGAGGATGACTGGGATGCTGTTGACAGCGGCGACTATGACGGTGCTCTCCCAGGAATCCGACATCGAGGAGCAATCGATAATGCGAACGATGCAGGACTCCCGCTGCGTGACCACGACTCGACGTGTGATCAACTGACGTGTTATGATGAACTCGCTCAGATCGTGGAGGCTGGGGAGGTGCAGCGCTGA
- a CDS encoding IS4 family transposase: MRRLTTLFPSEFLEEHAEELGVVERNRKAQMPALVWSFVFGFAAGESRTLAGFRRSYNATADETLSPGGFHQRLTPAFAEYLRDLVEHGIDEVAVPDAVDIDIDRFKDVMIADGTVLRLHRLLSDEFEPRRGEQGGARLHLLHNVTDQTINRFSVTDEKTHDSTEFSTGSWLEDRLVLFDQAYFKYRRFALIDENDGYFVSRLKPNANPEITAELREWRGDAIPLEGEKIQNVVDDLYREYIDVEVEATFQRREYAGTQSYDSKTFRVVGVRDEDADDYHLYITNLPREEFLPADLATIYRCRWEVELLFRELKTQYELDEFDTSKTYIVEILLYAALLSLLVSRDLLDLVTEQADDEIVFPPERWAATFRSHAQVILHELGEFLGYSPPPLLERLIEDAQKIHQQRPILQETLATATQPRCEA; the protein is encoded by the coding sequence ATGCGTCGGCTCACTACACTGTTTCCCTCCGAGTTCCTCGAAGAGCACGCCGAGGAACTCGGCGTAGTCGAACGAAACAGAAAGGCGCAGATGCCCGCCCTCGTGTGGTCATTCGTGTTCGGCTTCGCCGCAGGCGAGAGCCGAACACTTGCTGGCTTCCGGCGTAGCTACAACGCCACTGCCGATGAGACGCTCTCTCCCGGCGGATTCCATCAGCGGTTGACGCCAGCTTTTGCGGAGTACCTCCGCGACCTCGTCGAGCACGGCATCGACGAGGTCGCTGTTCCTGACGCTGTTGACATCGATATCGACCGATTCAAAGACGTGATGATCGCCGATGGAACCGTGCTGCGGTTGCATCGGCTTCTCTCAGATGAGTTCGAACCACGGCGAGGGGAGCAGGGTGGAGCGCGGCTCCACCTGCTCCACAACGTCACCGACCAGACAATTAATCGGTTCAGCGTCACTGACGAGAAAACACACGACAGCACCGAGTTTTCCACAGGATCGTGGCTGGAAGACCGGTTGGTGCTGTTCGATCAGGCATACTTCAAGTACCGCCGCTTTGCGCTGATTGACGAGAACGACGGCTACTTCGTGAGTCGGCTGAAACCGAACGCAAACCCGGAGATAACGGCGGAATTGCGGGAATGGCGTGGCGACGCCATTCCCTTGGAAGGGGAGAAGATCCAGAATGTCGTAGACGATCTCTACCGCGAGTACATTGATGTCGAGGTCGAAGCGACGTTTCAGCGACGCGAGTACGCGGGCACGCAATCATACGATAGCAAGACATTCCGTGTCGTCGGCGTCCGTGACGAGGACGCCGACGACTACCATCTCTACATTACGAATCTCCCGAGAGAGGAGTTTCTGCCGGCAGATCTGGCGACGATCTATCGCTGTCGGTGGGAGGTAGAACTGCTGTTTCGTGAGCTGAAGACGCAATATGAACTGGATGAGTTCGACACAAGCAAGACGTATATCGTGGAAATTCTGCTGTACGCGGCGTTGCTGTCGCTGTTAGTGAGCCGTGATCTGTTGGATCTGGTTACCGAGCAAGCCGACGACGAGATCGTGTTTCCGCCGGAACGCTGGGCGGCGACCTTCCGGTCGCACGCCCAGGTTATCCTCCATGAACTCGGTGAGTTTCTCGGCTACTCACCACCGCCACTGCTGGAGCGACTGATCGAAGATGCCCAGAAGATCCATCAGCAACGACCGATCTTACAAGAGACGCTCGCTACCGCTACGCAACCGAGGTGTGAGGCCTAA
- a CDS encoding transposase, with protein sequence MENVLISDQASRKTDAYKTGIEIVETLRKGASLQTSLSEVTLLTDELVDRYPDWHPAPDSFQGVLRLFIYREITGDSYRTLETYQELAEPFGLDHVPDEAVLSRAWRNRFDDGVREYVTVAAHYVVKEIHDYGPSVTAVRPKEEVTDTTPESADDDEQDESVGAEFSDEQIHRTTRLAREHGFGGFDSGRAQNASYEDTQFFELQAFMGMVRCGTAQGAARFQYRRGEEYGPHGDTHLRAVKQFESEALIEGFDQASDRLLSAIASETSLRRPVTAAIDITTIPYYGDVEGMSMVSGTKEEEERAFKFATLSIVGANIPLVLAVEPVRESSAWDRNPPNQVHRVVRRLVQRAKEHVPVETVLCDREFDSKNVYQTLSNLGVNYLIPKRINSTEREVIETMDADGQGVAVESASVHVESGSHSMQFLYVPSTSVEGTTVFATNLRVGPEEAESFCRRYSRRWQIENEYKSIKSDFLAKTSSKDYRMRLFYFVFAVLLYNIWRLTDFLLKASVKGEMDYTPVLTAGESVEIVASALIPPD encoded by the coding sequence ATGGAGAACGTTTTAATCTCGGACCAAGCCAGCAGAAAGACGGACGCGTACAAAACTGGTATCGAAATCGTAGAAACATTGCGCAAGGGAGCGTCACTTCAGACCTCACTAAGCGAAGTTACACTACTCACGGATGAGCTAGTAGACCGATATCCAGACTGGCACCCAGCACCAGATTCGTTCCAGGGGGTGCTCCGGCTGTTCATATACCGGGAAATAACGGGCGACAGTTACCGAACCCTCGAAACGTACCAGGAACTCGCTGAACCATTCGGGCTAGACCACGTTCCCGACGAGGCCGTACTCTCTCGCGCTTGGCGGAACCGATTCGACGACGGGGTTCGGGAGTACGTGACCGTCGCTGCTCACTACGTGGTCAAAGAAATCCACGACTACGGTCCCTCAGTCACCGCAGTGCGCCCGAAAGAGGAGGTTACCGACACAACCCCGGAGTCGGCCGACGACGATGAGCAGGACGAGTCTGTGGGCGCTGAGTTTTCAGACGAGCAAATTCACCGGACGACACGCCTCGCACGGGAGCACGGTTTCGGCGGATTTGACTCCGGTCGAGCGCAGAATGCCTCCTACGAGGATACGCAGTTCTTCGAACTCCAGGCGTTCATGGGGATGGTCCGCTGTGGCACCGCTCAGGGTGCCGCACGGTTTCAGTATCGTCGTGGCGAGGAATATGGCCCGCATGGGGACACGCATCTGCGGGCAGTCAAGCAATTCGAGTCGGAAGCGCTTATCGAGGGGTTCGATCAGGCCAGCGACCGATTGCTCTCGGCTATTGCCTCGGAGACATCGTTGCGGCGGCCGGTGACTGCGGCAATCGACATCACGACAATCCCGTACTACGGCGACGTAGAAGGGATGTCGATGGTCAGTGGGACGAAGGAGGAAGAAGAGCGGGCATTCAAATTCGCGACACTCTCGATTGTCGGCGCGAACATCCCGCTCGTGCTCGCTGTGGAGCCGGTTCGGGAAAGCTCAGCGTGGGACAGGAATCCGCCAAATCAGGTTCATCGTGTCGTCCGGCGACTCGTTCAACGAGCGAAAGAACACGTCCCTGTGGAGACAGTGCTGTGTGATCGTGAGTTCGATTCCAAGAACGTCTACCAGACGCTCTCGAATCTCGGAGTTAACTATCTCATCCCGAAGCGGATCAACAGCACTGAGCGCGAGGTCATCGAAACGATGGATGCCGATGGGCAAGGAGTGGCGGTTGAATCGGCGTCCGTTCACGTCGAATCGGGCAGTCACTCGATGCAGTTCCTGTACGTCCCGTCGACGAGTGTTGAGGGAACGACTGTCTTCGCCACGAACCTCCGCGTCGGCCCAGAGGAAGCCGAGTCGTTCTGTCGGCGGTACAGCCGTCGCTGGCAGATCGAAAACGAGTACAAGAGTATCAAGAGCGACTTCCTTGCAAAGACCTCCTCGAAGGATTACAGAATGAGGCTGTTCTACTTCGTGTTCGCGGTTTTGCTCTACAACATCTGGCGGCTGACCGATTTCCTGTTGAAAGCGAGTGTTAAGGGCGAGATGGACTACACACCCGTGCTGACCGCGGGTGAGAGTGTCGAGATCGTCGCCTCGGCATTGATACCACCTGACTGA
- a CDS encoding ABC transporter ATP-binding protein — MSKPGMPDSEADGLSNVRDRDTRPFWKLFTTYGQAELPKFVVGTIASVLRMVMELIPTVVLAVAIDSLFFDTTPFALPLVPTRWLPESTGEQFLLVLGIMAVVYALNSALGWLNSYMWNSFAQHVQHSLRVDTYEAVQGRPVTFFDEHQTGDIMSILNNDVNQLEEFLTTHLNNLVVIVVRVGGMGVIMLLINWKLALIPVLTIPLLGFLSHWFVQSIGPKYRRVRKSVGKLNSRLENNVSGITTVKAFAREPFERNRVTEASAEYLDTQWNAITTRILYFPTMQLMTAAGYISVFGIGGWWVVTGSPPMAFYEGTTLTAGTLVLFLNYSQRFIYPMRRMGQIINGYQYAQAAGERIFGLMDADSGSETTDGSSASDDIEGDIDYENVSFSYGNDSKQDTERVLEDVSFDVEPGEYVGVVGRTGAGKSTLLKLLLRFYDPDSGTVRVDGRDVQDISLGSLRKSIGYVSQEPYIFYGTVAENIGYGRPEADKDDIRAAASAAGADSFVRDLEDGYDTMVGERGVKLSGGQRQRIAIARALLHDHDILILDEATSHVDNETEAAIQQNLTLHTEGKTTFAVAHQLSTVRNADRILVLDEGELVEQGTHEELLDADGLYSTLWQIQLGNLQPKDDAFTGTNAEVHSP, encoded by the coding sequence ATGTCAAAGCCTGGAATGCCGGATTCGGAGGCGGACGGGCTCTCGAACGTCCGAGATCGGGACACTCGTCCCTTCTGGAAACTGTTCACGACCTACGGTCAGGCGGAACTTCCGAAATTCGTCGTCGGAACGATCGCGAGCGTCCTCCGGATGGTGATGGAACTGATACCGACCGTCGTGTTGGCGGTCGCGATCGATTCACTGTTTTTCGACACCACGCCGTTCGCTCTCCCACTGGTCCCCACGCGGTGGCTCCCAGAGAGCACTGGCGAACAGTTCCTGCTGGTGCTGGGTATCATGGCTGTCGTCTACGCTCTCAACTCGGCGCTCGGCTGGCTCAACAGCTACATGTGGAACAGCTTCGCCCAGCACGTCCAGCACTCGCTTCGCGTCGATACGTACGAGGCGGTACAAGGTCGTCCGGTGACGTTCTTCGACGAGCATCAGACTGGTGACATTATGAGTATTCTAAACAACGACGTCAATCAGCTCGAGGAATTTCTCACGACGCACCTCAATAATCTCGTTGTGATCGTCGTTCGTGTGGGAGGAATGGGCGTGATTATGTTGTTGATCAATTGGAAGCTCGCGCTCATCCCCGTACTGACCATCCCACTCCTTGGCTTTCTTAGTCACTGGTTCGTCCAGTCGATCGGTCCGAAATACCGCAGGGTCAGGAAGAGTGTCGGGAAACTCAACAGCCGTCTCGAAAATAATGTCAGTGGTATCACTACAGTCAAAGCCTTCGCCAGGGAACCGTTCGAACGAAACCGGGTCACCGAGGCGTCGGCTGAATATCTCGATACACAGTGGAACGCGATCACGACACGAATTCTCTACTTCCCGACGATGCAGCTGATGACGGCGGCCGGGTACATCTCGGTGTTCGGCATCGGCGGGTGGTGGGTCGTCACAGGCTCACCGCCCATGGCCTTCTACGAAGGGACGACACTCACTGCCGGTACACTGGTGCTCTTTCTCAATTACTCACAGAGATTCATCTATCCGATGCGTCGCATGGGCCAGATCATCAACGGCTATCAGTACGCACAGGCCGCTGGCGAACGTATATTCGGCCTCATGGACGCCGATTCCGGCTCAGAGACCACGGACGGATCGTCGGCCAGCGACGACATCGAGGGTGACATTGACTACGAAAACGTCAGCTTCAGTTACGGGAATGACTCCAAGCAAGATACCGAGCGAGTTCTCGAGGATGTCTCGTTCGATGTCGAACCGGGCGAGTACGTCGGCGTCGTCGGACGGACAGGTGCGGGGAAGTCGACGCTCCTGAAACTCCTGCTGCGCTTCTACGACCCGGACAGCGGCACGGTCCGTGTCGATGGACGTGACGTTCAGGATATCTCCCTTGGTTCGTTGCGAAAGTCCATCGGATACGTCTCTCAAGAACCGTATATTTTCTACGGAACTGTGGCCGAGAACATCGGGTACGGTCGGCCAGAAGCCGATAAGGACGACATCCGTGCAGCGGCATCGGCAGCCGGTGCCGACTCGTTCGTTCGAGATCTTGAGGACGGCTACGACACGATGGTCGGCGAACGCGGGGTTAAGTTATCCGGCGGTCAGCGCCAGCGAATCGCCATCGCACGTGCGCTCCTCCACGATCACGATATCTTGATTCTTGATGAAGCAACGAGCCACGTGGACAACGAGACTGAAGCGGCAATTCAGCAGAATCTCACACTCCACACGGAAGGCAAGACTACGTTCGCTGTTGCGCATCAACTGTCGACGGTCCGCAATGCCGACCGTATCCTCGTACTGGACGAAGGTGAACTCGTTGAACAGGGTACCCACGAAGAACTTCTGGACGCAGATGGTCTCTACTCGACACTCTGGCAGATCCAACTCGGGAATCTACAACCGAAAGACGATGCATTCACTGGCACAAATGCCGAGGTTCATTCACCATGA